Proteins found in one bacterium genomic segment:
- a CDS encoding TonB-dependent receptor gives MFTSTCRRLLLLLAVAVFVPVQLFAGTNGKITGMVKDKETGDALPGVNIILEGTTMGAATNAQGEFSIINVPAGVYTVSTSMIGYTKVTKQNVRVLPDFTTRLDFDLSATELGGEEVVIVAERPLIQKDQTMTMTVTSSEEIKNLPVRGFQAAANLGVGITIQSNVRNLDGGTGNVSVRGGRPNETGVYMDGFQQNNLLTGIANATVPNGAVEEVLVITGGFDAEYGRNQSGIIQVTTKSGGTRYSGNVEWNGDPGGLGVAESYGYNVFSGGIGGPIIPGNNKIRFYVSAEGRNIKDAEPSITGHPVFELSDVGLVNEQAGAMDTVLWDVNSNGKIKFKQGARPSRGAGIGMNSDRGYNLQGKLTFDVIANRLRVDLSGNYSQTYRRSFTMARVLNPDQQLLRDINNLNVGGIATYTINDRSFLDFGVNGYVSKRRLMNDRFKWSGLELYSNAQTGNTGSSSFYGDNLLNDIGRGALNYRSDEDKYLAFKSNYTNQINKNHQIKAGVDYFYHWVRLLNILDVDNPIGGSNDNIGYIVNSNYKPVKIGKDDLENKILGPANPTSFSAYLQDKLEYEGLVIRGGLRYDLFDPGAKRLKDQSDPTGQYDANQAGKFTDKNGINGYQANTTDRLWAGNLGPEDYESAEVDHKISPRFSVSFPVSEKTQFRLSYGKFFQQPNLQNLYVSPDFLERQSLAPPFATTVGNPNLKAEKSTQYEVGVRRALSDNVAIDVNAYYKDIQDLINSRAISSRPNGLIMSGNTDEGVIQGVNIAFEVRRVSKFSGRLNYTFQSARGTGSGENSGFRASWLGYSDAKFNAPLNFDQTHNINATLDIRNSKGEGPELGGQKVLENAGINFLVNAGSGLPFTPTEVVPVQVFGVPQGKVVGRRNSQRQPWTFRIDMKADKTVYFGSNMSMNVYVQVLNLLDRKNILTVYTATGLADDNGFLDSPGGQNLNQRQLLEYQVNFRDGLSYDTPRQARLGVIFNF, from the coding sequence ATGTTCACGAGTACATGCAGAAGACTACTATTGCTGTTGGCAGTGGCAGTTTTTGTTCCTGTTCAATTGTTCGCCGGCACGAACGGTAAAATTACCGGGATGGTCAAGGACAAAGAAACGGGCGATGCCCTTCCGGGTGTGAATATCATTCTGGAAGGAACAACGATGGGTGCTGCGACCAACGCACAAGGCGAGTTTAGCATTATCAACGTGCCGGCGGGTGTTTATACCGTCAGTACGAGCATGATTGGTTATACAAAAGTTACTAAACAAAATGTCCGCGTATTACCGGACTTCACAACCCGTTTGGATTTCGATTTGAGCGCAACAGAGTTGGGCGGTGAAGAAGTGGTGATCGTAGCGGAACGTCCACTGATCCAAAAAGATCAGACAATGACCATGACGGTAACATCATCCGAAGAAATCAAGAACCTGCCGGTCCGCGGTTTCCAGGCGGCAGCTAATCTCGGGGTTGGCATCACCATTCAATCCAATGTGAGAAATTTGGACGGTGGAACCGGTAACGTGAGCGTACGCGGTGGTCGTCCTAATGAAACCGGTGTTTATATGGACGGTTTCCAACAAAACAATCTTTTGACCGGCATTGCAAACGCGACTGTACCTAACGGTGCAGTGGAAGAAGTCTTAGTTATTACTGGTGGTTTCGATGCCGAATACGGCCGTAACCAGTCAGGAATTATCCAGGTAACGACTAAATCCGGCGGAACCCGTTATTCCGGTAATGTCGAGTGGAATGGCGATCCGGGTGGATTAGGTGTTGCCGAATCATACGGCTACAATGTGTTCAGCGGCGGTATCGGTGGTCCGATCATTCCCGGTAACAATAAGATTCGTTTTTATGTTTCAGCAGAAGGCCGCAATATTAAAGATGCGGAACCGAGTATTACTGGACATCCTGTTTTCGAGCTTTCTGATGTCGGACTTGTCAACGAGCAAGCCGGAGCCATGGATACGGTATTATGGGATGTGAACAGCAACGGTAAAATCAAATTCAAACAAGGCGCTCGTCCTTCCCGAGGAGCCGGTATTGGCATGAACAGTGATCGCGGCTATAATCTTCAAGGTAAATTGACCTTTGATGTTATTGCCAATCGTCTTCGTGTGGATTTGTCAGGTAACTATTCTCAAACTTATCGCCGAAGCTTTACAATGGCCCGCGTACTAAATCCGGATCAACAATTATTACGCGACATAAACAACTTGAATGTTGGCGGTATTGCCACATACACAATTAACGACCGGAGTTTCTTAGATTTCGGTGTTAATGGATATGTCAGTAAACGCCGTCTTATGAATGACCGATTTAAATGGAGTGGTCTCGAATTATATTCAAATGCTCAAACGGGTAATACAGGTTCTTCGTCATTTTATGGTGATAATTTGCTGAATGATATTGGCCGTGGAGCTTTGAATTATCGTTCGGATGAAGATAAGTATCTTGCATTTAAATCCAATTATACAAATCAGATCAATAAGAATCATCAGATCAAAGCCGGTGTCGATTATTTCTACCACTGGGTAAGATTACTGAATATTCTTGACGTTGATAATCCGATCGGTGGCTCGAATGACAATATTGGTTATATCGTAAATTCCAATTACAAACCGGTTAAGATCGGTAAAGACGATTTAGAAAATAAAATTCTCGGTCCGGCCAATCCAACCAGTTTTTCGGCCTATTTACAGGACAAATTAGAATATGAAGGACTGGTCATTCGCGGAGGACTTCGCTACGACTTATTTGATCCGGGAGCCAAACGGCTGAAAGATCAATCGGACCCGACGGGTCAGTATGATGCCAATCAAGCCGGTAAGTTTACCGATAAAAACGGTATCAATGGTTATCAAGCCAATACGACTGACAGATTATGGGCTGGTAATTTAGGACCCGAGGATTATGAAAGTGCGGAAGTCGATCATAAGATCAGCCCTCGTTTCAGTGTCAGCTTCCCGGTGTCTGAAAAGACTCAGTTCCGTTTAAGCTACGGTAAATTCTTTCAACAACCGAATTTACAGAATTTGTATGTGAGCCCTGATTTCTTGGAAAGACAATCACTGGCTCCTCCTTTTGCAACCACAGTCGGCAATCCCAATCTGAAAGCTGAAAAGAGCACACAATACGAAGTGGGTGTGAGAAGGGCTTTGAGTGATAACGTCGCTATCGATGTTAATGCTTATTACAAAGATATTCAGGATCTGATCAATTCCAGAGCGATTTCGTCCAGGCCAAATGGTCTTATTATGAGCGGCAATACGGATGAAGGCGTTATTCAAGGTGTCAACATTGCTTTTGAAGTTCGTCGCGTATCGAAATTCTCCGGACGCTTGAACTACACGTTCCAATCGGCTCGTGGTACAGGTTCAGGTGAAAACTCTGGTTTCCGTGCTTCCTGGCTGGGTTATTCGGATGCCAAATTCAACGCACCGCTTAATTTCGATCAAACGCATAACATCAATGCGACGCTTGATATCCGTAACTCCAAAGGCGAAGGTCCGGAATTGGGCGGTCAGAAGGTATTGGAGAATGCCGGCATTAATTTCTTAGTCAATGCCGGAAGCGGTTTGCCGTTTACTCCGACGGAAGTAGTGCCGGTTCAGGTTTTCGGTGTGCCCCAAGGTAAGGTGGTCGGCCGCCGTAATTCCCAGCGCCAGCCGTGGACATTCCGCATTGATATGAAAGCGGATAAGACGGTTTATTTTGGCAGTAACATGAGTATGAATGTGTATGTTCAAGTATTGAATCTGCTTGATCGTAAGAATATTCTGACGGTGTATACGGCTACAGGTTTGGCTGACGACAACGGTTTCTTGGATTCGCCGGGTGGACAGAATTTGAACCAACGCCAGTTGCTTGAGTATCAGGTCAATTTCCGTGATGGTTTAAGCTATGATACACCACGTCAGGCTCGCTTAGGAGTTATTTTCAATTTCTAA